The genomic stretch TTTAGCTGTAGTAACTAACTCTAGAGCACAGGCACACTGACAGGACTCAATGGTCTCGACTAATGCTAAAGACTGGTTTAGCAGATAGCTAACTTCTTCGGAAGATTTTTATATGGTTTTAGATAGTTTACCTTTAATCTGGAAATTGTACTCTCCAATTCTCTGCATCGTTCGCTTTCTTTAAGGTAGCTAGCTCTTAATCTCTCCAAAGCATTTGGCTCATTAATTTCATCAGAGATTTCATTTGACTCTGGCATTTCTCGTGAGTAGTGATCATCAAATCGAAGAATCCCATTTCTGGCTCTTCCTTGCTTGTCAGAGACAGGGAGGACCCCTTGACTCATCTTGTCATCAGCATCGTCGCCAGACTTTCTCACCTTCGCAACCAGCACCCATAAATTAGCTACCTCATTTTCCAAATTCTGTTCCCGCTGTTTTGCTTCATCCAGTTTTCTCCTCAGCTCGAATAACAGTTTATACTTTTCTGATACTGTAATTTCCAGGTCTGCCTCTTTCTTACGTATTGCATCTAATTCCCTCTGCATGTCCATTATTAAAGCTCCATCTGGTTTTCCACGGTAGTCATCAGATAGGGTGCAACAATTGCGCCTGCATGAAGCCTCTTTTGCAGCAGCCAAATCTCCCATTAGTTTTGCATTGTCAAAGGAAAGTTTAGTTACTTCGTCTGCCAAGTTACGAAGTTCAACTGCTGCTGCAGAAGCCAACTCCTTTGCATAGGAAGCTTCCTCTGCAAGCTTTTGGATCTGAATTTCAAGTCCATCCTTTTGTTCTATGAGTCTAAGCTTATCTTGTCTCAAATTTTCTATCAGTGCATCCTGCATTTTTTAtggaataaaaaatttaggatgctACAAGTTGTGTATTGTACATGATGATGCGCAAATTAAATCTGCACTGTAAAACTAAGGTGGTGGAAGACACAGAATATGTGAAGCCGATTgcacaagaaacaagaaaaggacgATAAGAGTATAACTTGAGAAGGAAAGCCATAGGAAACAATGGGATAGAAGGAGAAGACCTGCATACGGACCTGGGAATTTAGAAAAGCATCATTGCCACAATCTCTTGAATCCTGGGAAAATACCCTGTTTAGGTTGATGACGCTAGTGGGAGTGTTTTCATCAAGGCAATTTTCATCATATGAGCCAATCCAGTTTACTCCTAGTAAATCTCCAGATCCAGTTTTGCAAGAGGCAGGCTCGCTCTCAGCACTATGTTTTGCACTGGCAGAACTTCTATTCAATACTAGATTGAGCTGCTGCCTTAGCATAAGGATTGTCTCTTGCATCTCAACATTCTCTGACATCTATTTCAAAGTACAGTTACCAAATAAATGgaaatgcaaaatcttttaAGCAAATAATGTCACACAAGGTTAGTTATTTACCTTTGTCTGCAACTGCTCCTGTAGTATTCTATTATCTGCAGTCTTAATCTGGGAAATACATTGGACGCAGACTTTGTTGACAAAATAGAATATCCTAAATGTCTATTTATTTTAAAACTATTCAGAAATTGAGCAACAAACCTCGAGCTCAAAAGTCTTCTCATTTAGCTGAGTAGTGAGCTTTGACAGAGCCTGTGCAACATGCAAATGCCACTTATTCACGAAAGCTACACgatcaagaaaatgaagaaaccaaAAACTAGAACAATTCTAATCAATTCTTTTCACAAGTCCACGTGTAAAGTTGGAAGTAAGGCCCACCCCTGCAGAGTTGTCCAAAAACAAATTCTAATGAATCCAGGAAGGGTGAGGAATAAGCACTCGGCAACTTAATGGAAATAGCCAAGCTTCAGTTCAGGATGAAAATGTGTAGGCAAAGCCTTCCTCTACTTCAGGTAATCAACTAAAGAGCTTTGTTTCGGGAAACCCAATAATTATATTGAAGAGAAATGTAAAAAGAAATGGCATTCTTACGGAAGCAGCTAATCATAGAAAAGTAAGAGTTACATATTGTCACAACTTCCAATCATTGCGTCCAACACTCCTTACCAATTTGCCATTGATGGCGATGTACGAAATTAAAAGGAACATAAACAGGATCGTTTTAATCCATAGGTTTGGTGACAAGGTGACACATCATTGTTGAGGACAATGGTGGACCACGAGTTCTAGATTGGGGACGAGACAAGATATTCTTTTTTCACTTAAATTTTAACTatattatttttgcattttttttccagGTACTTAAGATATTTTTGGGAGGGGGTACtgcccctcccccctccccctcccctcccaAGGTCCAATGCTGGTTGAGGATTCATAGTGATTGCTCACTCCTTATAAAGTCATAGGATTTGCTTCATTTCAGATAACTGAAAAAAAAGTGACCAATTTTGTTTGCTCTTTATATGTCCATCATTTACTAAATGTCTTGTTCAATTTagaggaagaattttgatataaTAACCTAACAGTCAACCTTATAAGTCATccatttcctttcatttttaaaGGATTTATACAGTATATCCTCCATTGGATGGCTGCAATACAGTAACAGGCTGCCTTAACTCATGCCAGATGGTCAGTAAACAGGAACCCCTTTCCCCCAACCTGCTCCCACATTATTTCCCATCAGTTCGTAACTTGGTAAATATCAAATGGGAGGTGGTAACCTGAGACATCTCAATCATATTTGAAGTGTGAGGAGCGGTTTCAAGTGATCCAATCATACGCTTTTGCAAGATGCTCATCTGGAGCttcttttcatgaatttcatcCTTCAACTTCTGCATGTGTTCCTGCATCAACCAAGGTGGCcacagaaaaaataaaggaaaatatatcAGATTgtttttttaagtgaaaaaaGTTCCTAGAACATTGCATACCGTAAGTTGTAAATCATCAGGATTATTAATGACTTGCTCTGACAATCTTTTAAGGGAACTGGTGGACAATGCCACTTCCCCAGCCAACATTTTGACCTGCTCCTGGAGGAGATCCATTTGATCTGTGATGGTAGTACCGCTCTGAAGAACAAACCACAGAGTAggttcatgaaaaaatttcagatcATTGACTGATTCAGTGATATGAGTTAGCAGCACATTGCAGAGAAGGACCAGAATAACCCTAAACAAGGCGCATTGATCCAATAATGCTGGAAAGGATTTATTCAGATCTATAAAACATATACTGGATTTCAATGCAGGCAATCATATGAAAAACCTGTTAAACGCATGGTAGAGAGTTTTCAAGTAGAAGTGTGTGTTTCATttccaagaataaaaaaaggtgGTTTCCAACCATAGTTACTGTCCAATTTCATAAATCACATTCCTTTAGAATAAATACATAAATTTTACGCACTTGTTAAATGGTTCATCACTTGTAGATTGTACCTGTAGGAGCTCACAATTCAAAAAGTTCACGTACAAGTATTAAAAAATGTTTGCACCCTGTAAGATTGAATGCAAAGATACCACAAATTCTTCGTAACTTAACTTCATTGAAAAGCCACTCAGATATTTTTCAGGTGACAATCTGAGGATGAATACCCTTGAGCCATTGGGCTTTATTGTGCATCAAGTCTTCTATAAAATCTAAGTTCATTTGAAGTAAGTGCCGTCTTTTCTCCCACAACACATAAAGAGCAAATAACTGGTAAGTAAACTTCCACTCACTGGAGGAAGATGTCGACCTCCAACAGCAGCTCTAAATAGTTCACCAGCTTGAGTTCTTTCTGGAAAGGACTCCACAGCTGAAGCATCATCCCCTTTTCTGCTGAGTGATTTCCTCCGACCATCCTTGATATCACTGAACATCACTCTGCTTTGTGACGATTTTGAACCAGATGCAGGTGATCCACTGTCAGAGATCTCCCTATCAGCACTAGGAGGCAATCCTGGCAAGCTCTCAGGCTTCTGCACTcacattttaatgtttttttagCACACTTGACATTTCAAAACAAACGGAATGAAGCTGAAATTAATAATTGTTGCTTTTGTTACTTGACAAAGAATAAAGATGCATCGAAACGAAAACTTCCACGAAAATGTCTATCTCATTCCAACATTCAGCCTTTTCAACCTTATCAGCCCAGCCGAGAAACAAAATACGTTTCAGAAATGGTGAAtcaattgatttcaattttcttgccaatttaattcatgGGATATTTGGAACTACGAGCTATCAAGACACACATCAAAACAAATAAGTAATGATTATGTCCAATCTCACCCAGAAATATTTGACCCCATCATTCTCATTTACTTTATAGGTAATAAGCATCTTAGCAATAGCTGAGGTTCAAAACCATGGCCAAGTTTTGCAGCAAATATAGCGGTTAAAGGTATGATATCAGTGAAGACATCCATGCCGTGAATTTGATGCccaattttgtagtagataggGCTGGCAATTCTCCTAGAGGATTCCTGCTGTTGGATAGAGCTAAGTGATAGTACAAGGCCTGAACAggccaaataattttttggctAGGAAGGGCAAATAATAAGAACTATAAATTAAATAGAAGCTTGGAGCTTACTCTGACTTTGAACCAACCAAGCATCCCacgtttcttgtttcttttgtaATCATTGACCAACTCATCTAGATTCATCACATCCTCCTTTCCATCAAGTGGAAACTCAGAAGCGTAGCTTCCAGCATCATCATTAATCATGTATTCCCGCTTTCTATCAGGCAAATATGCCAGCTGAACAAGTAAATTTATAAAGATTATTCTGACAAGCTGCAGATTGGTCCTCGTGATAGATGAATGAGAAGATCCAAATAATACTGTCAAGAAGAGTAGCACTTCACATTATCaagtaagaaaaaaagggataaaTACACCAGGAGTGTCATAaattgtgtacggtgctcacttgagtgccataacttttttttcgctcacttgagtgccacatcaGAGTAAAATCAATCGCTTGAGTGTCACATGTGGATTTCATtatcattttattatttattttaaattgatatttttcttttgctctttttctttgtttttcttttctcttggccggtgagggtcactGGCGACACTCGCCTAGGTGCGAGGGCCTTCGCAGCCCCGCCTCGACCATGGCCGGTGGGTGTGACTCCCCAAATGGACTTCGCCCTTCGACCTCGGGTGTGCAACGGCCTTCGCCCTTCGACCGAGGGCGCATGACGACCTTCGCCGTTCTATTGCGAGCGCGCAacggccctcgcccaaatctagcaagggtttcatggccaacgagggttgccggtgaccctcgcccacaaaggggaaaaaattggaaagagagagaaaaaaataaattaaaaataaaaaaatattcaaaaaatttcagaaaacattaaaaaattcaaagatattgTTCCGTGGTGCCACATAAGATTTGCCGGCGTTCACATCGGATTTCCAGCAAGGAAAATTGccgatggcactcaagtgatcgattttttaaatttgtggcAGTCAAGTGAGCGataaaaagttatagcactcaagtgagcgtcatacacaagttatggcattccTAATATACTTATCCCAAGAAAGAAATCAAGCTGTGTGAAATGTTCCTTGGCAGATATACATTGTTAATCAAATACACTTTTCACCAATGATCTATGATCTTAAAATGTGGATTTAATTGTTGCATCACGCACCTCATCTTCTCCAAAAGAATGCCTCCTTCTATGGCCAGGCCTTTCTGGAAGGTTTGTTGACATGGCATTCTTAGTAGATACCAAAATGAGTTTAGTTAGTCGCTGAATTCTTCCAATTAGCGCAGCCTTAGCTTGCTCTTCCTCTTCCAATCTTGACTGCAACTTAACTTGACCTGCTTCCagctttaaaattaaaaaataacacATAAGTAAAACCGATCAAAAACTAATGGCCCTAAAAAATGGATGTATCAGAAATATATTCGGTGAACTATGGAAATCTTCCTTTGCTTACAAGAGCCACATACACATCAGAATTATAGTTACTGACTCATACGTCATATCACTAGCACTAACACAAGCAATTGCAAAACATCATTATAAATGGTGCGTCTCTTCCTGTTCTTGTAATGTGTAGAGGACAAACCTGAAGCTTCAGATTGACAAAATCTTCTTCTGCAGATGCACTTGCATAAGGGTTTCCCATAATACCACCCTTCAATTGCTGGAGCTCTTCCTTCAAGGTAGTAATTTCCCTCTGGTACTTTTTGATAAGAGACTTCTCATCCACAATCTAGAAGAGTACAATAAAGACCGAATAAGTGCAGGTGACAAATA from Rhodamnia argentea isolate NSW1041297 chromosome 2, ASM2092103v1, whole genome shotgun sequence encodes the following:
- the LOC115730726 gene encoding kinesin-like protein KIN-7C, mitochondrial isoform X1; translation: MFGSSSRSQRSSASSISPFRSRKPAAAAAAPPPPASAKRPVTPSSGRSSSSSRPASKPASVSPAAASVTPKQNAGPTSQSVERPGFSKSKENVTVTVRFRPLSPREINKGDEVAWYADGEYSVRNEYNPSIAYGFDRVFGPATTTRHVYDVAAQHVVSGAMQGMTGTVFAYGVTSSGKTHTMHGEQKSPGIIPLAVKDVFGIIQETPGREFLLRVSYLEIYNEVINDLLDPTGQNLRIREDAQGTYVEGIKEEVVLSPAHALSLIASGEEHRHVGSNNFNLLSSRSHTIFTLTIESSPRVGDQVEEDITLSQLNLIDLAGSESSKTETTGLRRKEGSYINKSLLTLGTVISKLTDGKPSHIPYRDSKLTRLLQSSLSGHGRISLICTVTPASSNSEETHNTLKFAHRSKHVEVKASQNKIVDEKSLIKKYQREITTLKEELQQLKGGIMGNPYASASAEEDFVNLKLQLEAGQVKLQSRLEEEEQAKAALIGRIQRLTKLILVSTKNAMSTNLPERPGHRRRHSFGEDELAYLPDRKREYMINDDAGSYASEFPLDGKEDVMNLDELVNDYKRNKKRGMLGWFKVRKPESLPGLPPSADREISDSGSPASGSKSSQSRVMFSDIKDGRRKSLSRKGDDASAVESFPERTQAGELFRAAVGGRHLPPSGTTITDQMDLLQEQVKMLAGEVALSTSSLKRLSEQVINNPDDLQLTEHMQKLKDEIHEKKLQMSILQKRMIGSLETAPHTSNMIEMSQALSKLTTQLNEKTFELEIKTADNRILQEQLQTKMSENVEMQETILMLRQQLNLVLNRSSASAKHSAESEPASCKTGSGDLLGVNWIGSYDENCLDENTPTSVINLNRVFSQDSRDCGNDAFLNSQVRMQDALIENLRQDKLRLIEQKDGLEIQIQKLAEEASYAKELASAAAVELRNLADEVTKLSFDNAKLMGDLAAAKEASCRRNCCTLSDDYRGKPDGALIMDMQRELDAIRKKEADLEITVSEKYKLLFELRRKLDEAKQREQNLENEVANLWVLVAKVRKSGDDADDKMSQGVLPVSDKQGRARNGILRFDDHYSREMPESNEISDEINEPNALERLRASYLKESERCRELESTISRLKGDDISGLEVAVLEELQNLHVEAITKICHAKCASRIFAN
- the LOC115730726 gene encoding kinesin-like protein KIN-7C, mitochondrial isoform X2, producing MFGSSSRSQRSSASSISPFRSRKPAAAAAAPPPPASAKRPVTPSSGRSSSSSRPASKPASVSPAAASVTPKQNAGPTSQSVERPGFSKSKENVTVTVRFRPLSPREINKGDEVAWYADGEYSVRNEYNPSIAYGFDRVFGPATTTRHVYDVAAQHVVSGAMQGMTGTVFAYGVTSSGKTHTMHGEQKSPGIIPLAVKDVFGIIQETPGREFLLRVSYLEIYNEVINDLLDPTGQNLRIREDAQGTYVEGIKEEVVLSPAHALSLIASGEEHRHVGSNNFNLLSSRSHTIFTLTIESSPRVGDQVEEDITLSQLNLIDLAGSESSKTETTGLRRKEGSYINKSLLTLGTVISKLTDGKPSHIPYRDSKLTRLLQSSLSGHGRISLICTVTPASSNSEETHNTLKFAHRSKHVEVKASQNKIVDEKSLIKKYQREITTLKEELQQLKGGIMGNPYASASAEEDFVNLKLQLEAGQVKLQSRLEEEEQAKAALIGRIQRLTKLILVSTKNAMSTNLPERPGHRRRHSFGEDELAYLPDRKREYMINDDAGSYASEFPLDGKEDVMNLDELVNDYKRNKKRGMLGWFKVRKPESLPGLPPSADREISDSGSPASGSKSSQSRVMFSDIKDGRRKSLSRKGDDASAVESFPERTQAGELFRAAVGGRHLPPSGTTITDQMDLLQEQVKMLAGEVALSTSSLKRLSEQVINNPDDLQLTEHMQKLKDEIHEKKLQMSILQKRMIGSLETAPHTSNMIEMSQALSKLTTQLNEKTFELEIKTADNRILQEQLQTKMSENVEMQETILMLRQQLNLVLNRSSASAKHSAESEPASCKTGSGDLLGVNWIGSYDENCLDENTPTSVINLNRVFSQDSRDCGNDAFLNSQDALIENLRQDKLRLIEQKDGLEIQIQKLAEEASYAKELASAAAVELRNLADEVTKLSFDNAKLMGDLAAAKEASCRRNCCTLSDDYRGKPDGALIMDMQRELDAIRKKEADLEITVSEKYKLLFELRRKLDEAKQREQNLENEVANLWVLVAKVRKSGDDADDKMSQGVLPVSDKQGRARNGILRFDDHYSREMPESNEISDEINEPNALERLRASYLKESERCRELESTISRLKGDDISGLEVAVLEELQNLHVEAITKICHAKCASRIFAN